One region of Candidatus Electrothrix rattekaaiensis genomic DNA includes:
- the nrfD gene encoding NrfD/PsrC family molybdoenzyme membrane anchor subunit: MTMKKQIASASEKPIAFARDFFSYAIKGGNLYYGWLLFLSFFVLVGLYTAFVQMTTGLIVTGATDQIVWELFISNFIFTAHIAAAAVLVVIPAYIYKRKDMKDLAVLGEIIALTFVTIGLNFIMFHMGRPERSWHTFPGLGIFNFPNSMLTYDIIVLNVYLGINALAVSYLLYMRYIGKPMNTKLYTPLIYVAVAWGPLIHIVTAFILSSNAAISMWHTAVLPFAFLSMAGASGSALIIIFFLLIRKFSKMDIADSVIDFFSQVMAWSLGIIILVFAAEFFNELYPATHHAASLEYMMHGHHGLDAYVPWFWATMALIVIPFFLLLNSKIRKSYNSLLPAVSFVVFMIILIEKPAVLVFPAFSPTPLGEYAVYHPTAIEIFNVLFIWAVGFITLTLLTKGAIGVLTGEVRDSNTVETSGGAK; the protein is encoded by the coding sequence ATGACAATGAAAAAGCAAATAGCTTCAGCTTCCGAAAAGCCGATAGCTTTCGCCCGTGACTTTTTCAGTTATGCCATTAAAGGGGGAAACCTCTACTATGGCTGGCTGCTCTTTCTTTCTTTTTTTGTCCTTGTGGGCCTGTACACCGCCTTCGTGCAGATGACCACGGGACTCATCGTCACCGGGGCCACGGACCAAATCGTTTGGGAACTGTTTATCTCCAACTTTATATTCACCGCCCATATTGCTGCTGCGGCAGTGCTGGTCGTCATACCTGCTTATATCTATAAGCGTAAAGACATGAAGGATTTGGCGGTACTGGGTGAGATTATCGCCCTGACCTTCGTGACTATCGGCCTGAACTTCATCATGTTCCACATGGGGCGACCGGAACGGTCGTGGCACACATTTCCTGGTTTGGGGATTTTCAACTTTCCCAATTCAATGCTCACCTATGATATAATTGTCCTGAACGTATACTTGGGGATCAATGCGTTGGCGGTCTCTTATTTGTTGTACATGCGCTATATTGGCAAACCGATGAATACCAAGTTATACACCCCATTGATCTACGTAGCCGTGGCTTGGGGGCCGCTCATTCATATCGTAACTGCCTTCATTCTCAGCAGCAATGCGGCAATCTCCATGTGGCATACTGCTGTTCTTCCCTTTGCCTTTTTATCCATGGCCGGTGCATCGGGATCCGCCCTGATTATCATATTCTTTCTTTTGATTCGCAAATTCAGTAAAATGGATATTGCGGACTCGGTTATTGACTTCTTTTCCCAGGTCATGGCTTGGAGTTTGGGGATCATCATCTTGGTCTTTGCCGCTGAATTTTTTAATGAGCTGTATCCAGCTACCCATCATGCTGCTTCCCTGGAGTACATGATGCATGGTCACCACGGTCTGGATGCCTATGTTCCCTGGTTTTGGGCGACCATGGCTCTGATTGTGATTCCGTTTTTCCTGCTGCTCAATAGCAAAATACGGAAAAGTTACAATAGCCTGTTGCCAGCGGTCTCTTTTGTGGTCTTCATGATCATCTTGATCGAAAAACCAGCAGTTCTGGTCTTTCCGGCTTTCAGTCCGACCCCCTTGGGTGAGTATGCCGTGTATCATCCAACCGCTATTGAAATATTCAACGTCCTGTTTATCTGGGCAGTTGGCTTTATTACGCTGACCTTGCTCACGAAGGGGGCTATCGGTGTCTTGACCGGTGAAGTACGAGATTCCAACACTGTGGAAACAAGTGGAGGTGCAAAATGA
- a CDS encoding AAA family ATPase: MVANSSKILILGSNVKITNLPVKEVSLLQEGSLPAYGYNPGDNIDLLAGPVSVEKGRLEQCMTWLNSYLAESGLTPQIDSLTYGPEKQVYQIFKRQKTGVEDDHDGWFMVNQLLPSEERMKNSPAFVISEHECSTVGDNTGMVLIDDSGVPPQVCDDMMALNPDMWCIAMGISVAHWQEWAQRLGKRFTLFCRLSDLETTRMEMDSAVTWESIVAMCLRALKTSEVGLWDPLTNRFLCHIVVEMFPHAILYVGPGGTFFRYRKGMLPKKSSFKNRGSVPCYDTMVTAMLTINIFRFNCLDFCRNCFFAFSKQVLVNWEVLNEHGYHFDGQLKLPQLDFGSVCPADWPCSVIECSEARGGGRPKSAWQDQASSCQDDCPCASPEMIRRDPSFVELPHSSTGFEKNLALVASQSWGEEKKKALRSFFHRKYESYCNHQNDGVRYAGHIDTIISVLHNLKEEVNRGAGFDHLPMCQIGHLRTTDPAEIDPVITLHQVMDSYVSKEAVLRPLCIGVFGPPGSGKSFAVKQVADEIARYHDGNPFDFFEFNLTQFASPEEINAAIDPIRASVARGRVPIAFWDEFDCRYNGDEFGYLRFFLPSMQDGVTYVQGIPYHIGRAIFVFAGGVKASWEGMEDLLSSEHAEQLKKSKTLKIPDFMSRLRVVLDIDGIQIPGHLLQDSASEEELEELRRILHKRALIIAHQMQTHWKKAARKSSGLLLRLLIGEYKFGARSIEAVIEASRAADRLVYGLPELIAPSAARIHANWRVELERRIDHVRKSSGLRAIW; the protein is encoded by the coding sequence ATGGTCGCCAATAGCTCAAAAATTCTCATCCTTGGTTCCAATGTAAAAATAACCAACCTTCCGGTTAAGGAGGTGAGTCTGCTGCAAGAAGGCAGTCTGCCAGCCTATGGCTATAACCCTGGTGATAATATTGATTTGCTTGCCGGGCCCGTAAGTGTTGAAAAGGGAAGATTAGAACAATGCATGACATGGCTGAATTCTTATCTTGCAGAATCAGGCCTTACTCCCCAGATTGACAGTCTCACCTATGGGCCTGAGAAGCAGGTGTATCAAATTTTCAAAAGGCAGAAAACCGGTGTTGAAGATGATCATGACGGCTGGTTTATGGTGAATCAGTTACTGCCGTCCGAGGAGCGCATGAAAAATTCGCCCGCCTTTGTGATCAGTGAGCATGAATGCTCCACTGTGGGCGATAACACAGGGATGGTTTTGATAGACGACTCTGGTGTTCCTCCACAGGTGTGCGACGATATGATGGCTCTGAATCCTGATATGTGGTGCATCGCTATGGGGATCTCTGTTGCCCATTGGCAGGAGTGGGCCCAGCGGCTTGGAAAGCGCTTTACCCTTTTTTGTCGCCTTTCCGATTTGGAAACCACCCGTATGGAAATGGACTCCGCTGTCACTTGGGAAAGTATTGTTGCCATGTGCCTGCGGGCACTCAAGACAAGCGAAGTTGGTCTCTGGGATCCGCTGACTAACCGTTTTCTCTGTCATATCGTGGTGGAAATGTTCCCCCATGCCATTCTTTATGTCGGCCCTGGCGGCACTTTTTTTCGATATCGTAAAGGTATGTTGCCGAAAAAAAGTTCGTTTAAGAATCGTGGCTCTGTGCCCTGTTATGACACTATGGTCACCGCAATGTTGACCATAAATATCTTTCGCTTCAATTGCCTTGATTTTTGCCGTAATTGTTTTTTTGCCTTTTCCAAGCAGGTGCTGGTTAATTGGGAAGTGCTTAATGAGCACGGGTATCATTTTGATGGTCAGCTCAAACTGCCACAACTGGATTTCGGTTCGGTTTGTCCAGCTGATTGGCCATGCTCTGTTATCGAATGTAGTGAGGCACGCGGCGGCGGTCGTCCGAAATCTGCTTGGCAGGACCAAGCTTCCAGCTGCCAGGATGATTGCCCCTGTGCCTCTCCCGAGATGATCAGAAGAGACCCAAGTTTTGTCGAATTGCCCCATTCTTCCACAGGATTTGAGAAAAATTTGGCTCTGGTGGCCAGTCAATCTTGGGGGGAGGAAAAGAAAAAGGCTTTACGCTCCTTTTTTCACCGCAAGTATGAATCGTATTGTAATCATCAAAATGACGGGGTTCGATATGCTGGACATATAGATACCATCATTTCCGTGCTGCATAACCTTAAGGAAGAGGTCAATCGCGGTGCCGGTTTTGATCATCTTCCTATGTGTCAGATCGGCCATCTGCGGACCACGGATCCGGCGGAAATCGATCCGGTCATCACCCTGCATCAGGTTATGGATTCCTATGTCTCCAAGGAGGCGGTCCTGCGTCCTCTCTGTATTGGGGTGTTTGGCCCCCCTGGTTCAGGGAAATCCTTTGCCGTGAAACAGGTTGCTGATGAGATTGCTCGCTATCATGACGGGAATCCCTTTGATTTTTTTGAATTTAATCTTACGCAATTTGCCAGCCCTGAAGAAATCAATGCTGCAATTGATCCGATCAGGGCTTCAGTGGCCCGGGGCCGGGTGCCTATTGCCTTCTGGGATGAATTTGACTGTCGATATAACGGCGATGAATTCGGTTATCTTCGCTTTTTTCTGCCCTCAATGCAGGACGGAGTGACCTATGTTCAGGGCATTCCCTACCACATCGGACGGGCTATCTTTGTCTTTGCAGGCGGTGTCAAGGCGAGCTGGGAAGGAATGGAGGATTTGCTCTCTTCCGAACATGCAGAACAGCTGAAAAAATCCAAGACGCTGAAAATACCTGACTTCATGAGTCGCCTCCGGGTTGTTTTGGATATTGACGGCATTCAGATACCGGGACATCTTCTGCAGGATTCCGCCAGCGAGGAGGAGCTGGAAGAATTACGCCGGATTCTCCACAAACGCGCCCTGATTATTGCTCATCAGATGCAGACCCATTGGAAAAAAGCAGCCCGAAAAAGTTCAGGCCTGCTGCTTCGCTTACTCATCGGCGAATATAAATTCGGGGCACGCTCCATTGAGGCAGTCATTGAGGCCAGTCGGGCCGCTGACCGTCTCGTGTACGGACTGCCCGAGCTGATCGCGCCTTCTGCGGCCCGTATCCATGCCAATTGGCGAGTGGAGTTGGAGCGCAGGATTGACCATGTTCGCAAGTCATCAGGGTTGCGAGCTATCTGGTAG
- a CDS encoding D-alanyl-D-alanine carboxypeptidase — MKIFRLLALASILFFVAESASAACSPPFTKLIRNGGYGVSDVKGKLISSCNPDKAYVPASVIKLATALAAFDILGPEYRFTTSFYTDKEKNLYIKGTGDPMLVSEEIREIFQTLRKKGVEEINAIYIDPSAFALEHRVPGREDSDNPYDAPIGAVSVNFNSVDVRVTKKGKIVSGEEETPLLPLMETLAKGYPAGRHRINICRGGKQASKQVACHTTELFRALQEEAGITGKGETGTRFVPEDAALIYIHQGSKNLKELASSFLKYSSNFISNLVYLTCGAKKYGYPATWAKAERAVNEVLVKRLGKKTAAAILQKEGSGLSRENRVTVRAILDLLKAFRPHASLLRNYMGVPTKSGTMKGIYNYAGYLKDGRAYVILLNQQRNQRRAVLGLLKKGQYPGSGNYVKGKKKASKKRK; from the coding sequence ATGAAAATTTTTCGTCTGCTGGCGCTCGCAAGTATTTTATTTTTTGTTGCCGAATCAGCCAGCGCAGCCTGCTCTCCACCGTTTACCAAGCTCATCCGAAACGGCGGCTACGGTGTCAGCGATGTTAAAGGAAAGCTTATTTCTTCCTGCAATCCTGATAAGGCCTATGTGCCAGCCAGCGTTATCAAGCTTGCCACAGCTCTTGCCGCCTTTGATATCCTCGGACCGGAGTACCGTTTCACCACATCTTTTTATACAGACAAGGAAAAGAACCTCTATATAAAGGGGACAGGTGATCCCATGCTGGTCTCCGAAGAAATTCGTGAAATTTTCCAGACATTACGGAAGAAAGGCGTGGAGGAAATTAATGCAATCTATATTGATCCTTCGGCCTTTGCTCTGGAGCATCGGGTACCTGGACGAGAAGACAGTGACAACCCCTATGATGCGCCGATAGGTGCGGTTTCGGTTAATTTCAACAGCGTTGATGTTCGGGTGACGAAAAAGGGGAAAATTGTTTCAGGAGAAGAGGAAACCCCGCTGCTGCCTCTTATGGAGACCCTGGCCAAAGGGTACCCTGCCGGCAGACACAGAATTAATATCTGCCGGGGCGGAAAGCAAGCGAGCAAGCAGGTCGCCTGCCATACCACGGAACTTTTTCGAGCTTTACAGGAAGAAGCCGGGATAACCGGAAAGGGAGAGACAGGAACCAGGTTTGTTCCAGAAGATGCTGCCCTTATTTATATCCACCAAGGCAGTAAAAATCTGAAAGAGTTGGCAAGCTCTTTTTTGAAATACTCATCAAATTTTATCTCCAATCTGGTCTACCTGACCTGCGGGGCAAAAAAATATGGTTATCCGGCCACCTGGGCCAAGGCAGAACGGGCTGTCAATGAAGTGCTGGTTAAGCGACTCGGCAAGAAGACTGCTGCCGCCATTCTTCAGAAAGAGGGTTCCGGGTTATCTCGCGAAAACCGAGTAACAGTCAGAGCAATACTGGACCTGCTCAAAGCCTTCAGGCCCCATGCTTCTCTGCTCCGCAACTACATGGGAGTACCGACAAAATCCGGCACTATGAAGGGGATTTATAACTATGCCGGGTATCTCAAGGACGGGAGGGCGTATGTTATTCTGCTCAATCAGCAACGTAATCAGCGCAGAGCAGTGTTAGGGCTTCTTAAAAAAGGACAATATCCAGGGAGCGGCAACTACGTAAAAGGAAAGAAGAAAGCCAGCAAGAAGAGAAAATAA
- a CDS encoding IscA/HesB family protein, with product MLEVTSSAVENLKTYLADNNIESAIRISLMQGGUAGPSLGLALDEPKENDETFEEGGVQFLVEQGLIKTCGTIKVDFLEAGYRSGFSITSENPVSGGGGGCSSGSCSTGSCGG from the coding sequence ATGCTGGAAGTAACGAGTTCAGCGGTCGAGAATCTTAAAACATATCTCGCCGACAATAATATTGAATCCGCGATCCGCATCTCGCTGATGCAGGGCGGCTGAGCAGGCCCCTCGCTGGGATTGGCTCTGGATGAGCCAAAAGAAAATGATGAGACTTTTGAAGAAGGTGGTGTTCAGTTTTTGGTTGAGCAAGGCCTGATCAAAACTTGTGGTACCATTAAGGTGGACTTCCTGGAAGCCGGATACCGCTCAGGTTTTTCTATCACTTCCGAAAACCCTGTAAGTGGCGGTGGTGGCGGCTGTAGCTCCGGTTCCTGCAGCACCGGGAGTTGTGGCGGTTGA
- a CDS encoding cation:proton antiporter: MGLAADIVIIVVAALIGALIAQKAKQPLILGYIIAGIVVGPYTGGVTVGDIHEIELLAEIGVALLLFALGLEFSLSELRPVRNIALIGTPIQIFLTIGFGFMLGRYLGFSIAHAIWFGALISLSSTMVTLKTLMSRGLLGTLSSRVMIGMLIIQDLAIIPMMIILPQLSNPEAGLPLLAIAIVKSVIFLVLMFYFGRKLLPWLMEHVAQWNSRELFILSITAIGLGIGYATYLFGLSFAFGAFVAGMVLSESDYGHQALSDIIPLRDIFGLLFFTSVGMLLDPVYLFENWVIILSLCIAIALFKGVIFSVLAILFRYGNIVPLAIGFGLFQVGEFSFVLARLGLETKSIDQDMYSLILAVSVLSMVLTPFASALAAPLYKIKKRRFKHEPLQTENIPDSGVKNHIVIAGGGRVGQHIAQVLLELSIPFVIIEMNHQRMIECKTAQYPVIYGDISHSTVFELAKVEAAKLLLITTPDVTTSQSIVKQSRQHNPELHIIVRADGIKQTRALYESGIYMAVLPEMEAGLEIARQALLHMDVPVNVIQQYTDDVRQNLYSPIHKAQDGHDLLAKLGNIKNMLEISWVTIAPESPLAHKNIGEAAVRSKTGASIVGIIHGKEFYSNPNVDYTFQSGDLVAVVGNADERHAFNTLAGA; the protein is encoded by the coding sequence ATGGGTTTAGCCGCAGATATCGTGATCATTGTTGTTGCCGCCTTAATTGGCGCACTTATTGCGCAAAAGGCCAAGCAACCGTTAATTTTAGGGTATATTATTGCCGGGATTGTTGTAGGCCCATACACCGGCGGAGTGACTGTTGGAGATATCCATGAGATTGAGCTGCTGGCGGAAATCGGCGTGGCCCTTCTTCTCTTTGCCCTGGGCTTGGAGTTTTCTCTCAGCGAATTAAGGCCGGTCCGTAACATAGCCCTGATAGGAACACCGATACAAATTTTTCTTACCATTGGCTTTGGTTTTATGCTTGGCAGGTATTTAGGATTCTCTATAGCCCATGCAATATGGTTCGGTGCCTTGATCTCGCTTTCCAGCACCATGGTCACCTTAAAAACCCTTATGAGCAGGGGACTATTAGGAACACTTTCCAGCCGGGTCATGATCGGGATGCTCATTATTCAGGATTTAGCCATCATCCCGATGATGATTATTCTCCCGCAACTCAGCAATCCCGAGGCAGGTTTACCTCTTCTGGCCATCGCCATTGTTAAGTCTGTCATCTTCCTGGTCTTGATGTTTTATTTTGGCAGAAAGCTCTTGCCTTGGCTGATGGAGCATGTAGCGCAGTGGAATTCACGAGAGCTTTTCATCTTATCCATTACGGCCATAGGCCTTGGTATTGGCTATGCCACCTACCTTTTCGGGCTGTCTTTTGCTTTTGGGGCCTTTGTTGCCGGCATGGTGTTGAGTGAATCTGATTATGGACACCAGGCCCTGAGTGACATTATCCCTCTCAGGGATATCTTTGGTCTTTTGTTTTTTACATCGGTGGGTATGCTCCTTGACCCGGTATATTTATTTGAAAACTGGGTCATCATCCTTTCCCTGTGTATAGCCATTGCGCTTTTCAAAGGAGTCATTTTTTCCGTGCTGGCGATACTGTTCCGCTATGGCAATATTGTTCCCCTTGCCATTGGATTTGGGTTGTTTCAGGTGGGTGAATTTTCCTTTGTGCTTGCACGCTTAGGGCTTGAAACAAAGTCCATTGATCAGGACATGTATTCTCTTATTCTTGCCGTGTCCGTCTTGAGCATGGTCCTGACCCCTTTTGCTTCAGCCCTGGCAGCCCCTCTCTACAAAATCAAAAAACGCCGGTTTAAGCATGAACCGTTGCAAACAGAAAACATTCCTGATTCTGGCGTTAAGAACCATATCGTTATTGCCGGAGGTGGACGAGTAGGCCAACACATTGCTCAGGTACTGTTGGAACTCAGTATCCCTTTTGTCATTATTGAGATGAACCACCAACGAATGATTGAATGTAAAACAGCTCAATATCCCGTCATCTATGGTGATATAAGCCACTCAACGGTTTTTGAACTTGCAAAGGTGGAGGCAGCCAAGCTCTTGCTTATTACCACCCCTGATGTTACAACCTCGCAATCCATTGTCAAGCAATCACGGCAGCATAACCCTGAACTCCATATTATTGTCCGGGCTGATGGTATCAAGCAAACCCGGGCATTATATGAGAGTGGCATATACATGGCGGTGTTGCCTGAAATGGAAGCAGGCTTGGAGATTGCGCGGCAGGCACTCTTGCATATGGATGTCCCTGTGAATGTTATTCAGCAATATACCGATGATGTACGACAAAACCTCTATTCGCCCATTCATAAGGCACAGGATGGGCATGATCTTTTGGCAAAACTAGGCAATATAAAGAATATGCTGGAAATTTCCTGGGTGACTATTGCTCCTGAAAGTCCGCTTGCTCATAAAAACATCGGGGAAGCAGCGGTTCGCTCCAAGACAGGGGCGTCAATTGTGGGGATTATCCACGGGAAAGAATTTTATTCGAATCCTAACGTGGATTATACCTTTCAAAGCGGTGATTTGGTCGCAGTTGTTGGTAATGCAGATGAACGACATGCATTTAATACACTGGCCGGGGCTTGA
- a CDS encoding type II toxin-antitoxin system VapC family toxin gives MADNRVLTDTSVIIDFLRKADKQNSALWNIREKNECFMSSVTLFELQCGAKTEKHFEDILKLRRWIDTVSFDDEVAEISSKIYQSLKRDNMMIEFRDIFIAATAVAMNLHVATLNRKHFERISDIVLLEI, from the coding sequence ATGGCCGATAACAGAGTTCTGACAGATACTTCAGTAATAATTGATTTTCTCAGAAAGGCGGATAAACAGAATTCGGCACTTTGGAACATAAGAGAAAAAAACGAATGTTTTATGTCGTCCGTGACTCTGTTTGAATTGCAGTGCGGAGCAAAGACAGAAAAGCATTTCGAAGACATCCTAAAACTGCGCAGATGGATTGACACTGTTTCTTTTGACGATGAGGTCGCCGAAATTTCATCAAAAATATATCAGAGCCTGAAAAGGGACAACATGATGATTGAATTCAGAGATATTTTTATTGCAGCCACTGCGGTCGCCATGAATCTCCATGTCGCAACATTGAACAGAAAGCACTTTGAAAGAATCAGCGATATAGTATTACTAGAAATCTGA
- a CDS encoding UPF0175 family protein, producing the protein MKTTELKLDIPEDILYTLNETKNDFIKQIKMYAAMELYRMQKLSMGKAAELAGMNKIDFMFEAGKREIPVINYDEDDFKAEIEELMKK; encoded by the coding sequence ATGAAAACAACAGAACTGAAGTTGGATATACCGGAAGATATACTCTATACCTTAAATGAAACAAAGAATGATTTTATTAAACAAATAAAGATGTACGCTGCAATGGAGCTTTACCGTATGCAGAAATTGTCTATGGGAAAAGCCGCAGAGTTGGCAGGAATGAATAAAATCGACTTCATGTTTGAAGCCGGAAAACGTGAGATACCGGTAATCAATTATGATGAAGATGATTTTAAAGCAGAGATCGAAGAGTTGATGAAAAAATGA
- a CDS encoding DUF3368 domain-containing protein: MIIISDSSPLISLAIIGQLELPEKLFDQLFVPSAVFEEVTRADKPFAKDLEVFLNGRIKHVKNKMAVEMLSENIGAGEAEAIVFALEQQPAIILIDDLKARKFAKLKGLNIIGTMGILLKAKHEGLIKEIKPFIAELLMNDIRISRRIVDITLQAASEV; the protein is encoded by the coding sequence ATGATTATTATCTCTGATTCCTCCCCCTTAATATCTCTTGCAATCATAGGGCAGTTGGAGCTGCCGGAAAAGTTATTCGATCAGCTTTTTGTTCCGTCAGCTGTATTTGAAGAGGTAACACGAGCAGATAAGCCATTTGCCAAAGACCTGGAAGTGTTTCTCAACGGCAGGATAAAGCATGTAAAAAATAAAATGGCGGTGGAAATGCTGTCGGAAAATATAGGAGCAGGGGAGGCGGAAGCCATAGTCTTCGCCTTGGAACAGCAACCGGCAATAATTCTGATTGATGATTTGAAGGCAAGGAAATTCGCCAAACTGAAAGGGCTGAACATAATAGGAACCATGGGCATCCTGTTGAAGGCCAAACATGAGGGATTGATTAAAGAAATTAAACCGTTTATTGCCGAACTGCTGATGAATGATATACGAATAAGCAGGAGAATAGTGGACATCACCTTACAGGCAGCCTCGGAAGTTTAA
- a CDS encoding DUF4926 domain-containing protein, with protein sequence MNNQLKLLDIVALVEDLPEHSLFRGQVGTIVEILAPDVYEVEFSDEEGQMYAMQALRTDQLMVLHYHLLDKNHLTCA encoded by the coding sequence ATGAATAACCAACTAAAACTGCTTGATATTGTCGCTCTTGTCGAAGACTTGCCAGAACATAGTCTTTTCCGTGGACAGGTCGGCACAATTGTCGAGATACTTGCTCCAGATGTTTATGAGGTGGAATTCAGCGACGAGGAAGGGCAGATGTATGCCATGCAGGCTCTTCGTACTGACCAACTCATGGTTCTGCATTACCATCTCCTTGATAAGAACCACCTCACATGTGCATAA
- a CDS encoding 4Fe-4S dicluster domain-containing protein translates to MSEDKRKSEMVKEQDDGKEQGNGKVKESRRDFLKKMGVAAAATVAAPAITSTTAEAVSLGETFQTHFELMSDAQKEKAIARLEKRYTEQFGKQTTVANTPAPDGVLFGYALNIAKCIGCRRCVEACVKENNQSRDPAIQWIRVLRMERGNDTFELENLHKGSPDSNSLGDYGIQSGGHADKHVGLSGAAEHYYEPEQVPEDNAIYFPVQCHQCEDPPCVKACPVRATFRDPNGIVVIDYNWCIGCRMCQLACPYWARRFNWGEPELPNEDMNPKTHYLGNRPRMRGVMEKCTFCLQRVREGRYPACVEACPVGARKFGNLLDPESEVRKVLATKKVFRFKEAFNTDPKFFYYMD, encoded by the coding sequence ATGTCGGAGGACAAAAGAAAAAGCGAGATGGTTAAAGAACAGGACGATGGGAAAGAACAAGGCAATGGGAAGGTGAAAGAATCCCGCCGTGATTTCCTCAAGAAGATGGGTGTTGCTGCCGCTGCAACAGTGGCTGCCCCAGCAATCACGTCAACGACTGCTGAGGCAGTGAGTCTCGGCGAAACATTCCAGACTCACTTTGAGTTGATGAGTGATGCCCAGAAGGAAAAAGCCATTGCCCGCTTGGAAAAGCGTTATACAGAGCAGTTTGGTAAGCAGACCACTGTAGCCAACACGCCTGCCCCAGATGGGGTGCTGTTTGGCTATGCACTCAATATTGCGAAATGTATTGGTTGTCGTCGCTGCGTTGAGGCCTGCGTCAAGGAAAATAATCAATCCCGAGATCCCGCAATCCAGTGGATTCGAGTGTTGCGCATGGAACGAGGCAATGACACGTTTGAACTGGAAAATTTGCACAAGGGTTCTCCTGACAGCAATTCCCTGGGAGATTACGGTATCCAATCCGGTGGCCATGCCGATAAACATGTTGGTCTTTCCGGTGCTGCTGAGCATTACTATGAACCGGAGCAGGTTCCAGAAGACAATGCCATTTATTTTCCGGTGCAGTGCCATCAATGCGAAGACCCGCCCTGTGTCAAGGCATGTCCGGTCCGCGCAACCTTTCGCGATCCCAATGGAATCGTCGTTATTGATTACAACTGGTGCATCGGCTGCAGGATGTGCCAATTGGCCTGTCCGTATTGGGCACGCCGCTTCAACTGGGGCGAACCAGAGTTACCGAATGAGGACATGAATCCCAAAACCCATTATTTGGGGAACCGTCCTCGCATGCGTGGGGTCATGGAAAAATGTACCTTTTGTTTACAGAGGGTGAGAGAGGGACGCTATCCAGCCTGTGTGGAAGCCTGTCCAGTAGGTGCAAGAAAATTTGGCAACCTGCTTGATCCTGAAAGCGAAGTGAGAAAGGTTTTGGCGACCAAGAAGGTGTTCCGGTTTAAAGAAGCGTTTAACACCGACCCAAAATTTTTCTATTACATGGATTAG